The following are from one region of the Stanieria cyanosphaera PCC 7437 genome:
- a CDS encoding molybdopterin molybdotransferase MoeA → MLSAKQAEAIILNLVQPLSSSQDVEIVDLEVAPLRILAASVSSKLDFPDWDNSAMDGYAVCYEDVKNCNNEHPKLLEIVEEIPAGYQPKTTIKSGQAARIFTGAMMPAGADTIVIQENTTREGNQVKIFAAPQPKEFVRHRGSFYRAGEEMLPPGIIINAPEIAVLATAQCTKLPVYRRPKVAILSTGDELITPKQPIQPGQIVDSNQYALASFVTTNGGIPIKLGIIPDDCQQLIKAISSAIESADLVLSTGGVSVGDYDYVEQILAQLGGEIQISSVAVKPGKPLTVAKFANGCVYFGIPGNPVSALVSCWRFVQPALKKLSGLKDNWQPTFIKARNRDRLVAGGKRETYLWGKLHLVDGIYEFALAGGSHSSGNLINLAQTNSLAVIPIGQTEIAAGEQVEVMQVNYF, encoded by the coding sequence ATGCTATCAGCCAAACAAGCAGAAGCTATTATTCTCAATTTAGTTCAACCTTTAAGTTCCTCACAAGATGTAGAAATTGTTGATTTAGAAGTTGCTCCTTTACGGATTTTGGCAGCATCAGTCAGTAGTAAATTGGATTTTCCTGATTGGGATAACTCTGCTATGGATGGTTATGCAGTGTGCTATGAAGATGTTAAAAACTGTAATAACGAACATCCCAAACTTTTAGAAATTGTCGAAGAAATTCCTGCTGGTTACCAACCAAAAACTACCATTAAATCGGGACAAGCAGCCCGAATCTTTACAGGGGCAATGATGCCAGCAGGGGCTGATACGATTGTGATTCAAGAAAATACAACGAGAGAAGGAAATCAAGTCAAAATTTTTGCTGCCCCACAACCCAAAGAGTTTGTGCGTCATCGAGGCTCTTTTTATCGGGCAGGAGAAGAGATGTTACCACCTGGAATTATAATCAACGCTCCTGAGATAGCGGTTTTAGCTACAGCCCAATGTACAAAGTTACCAGTTTATCGTCGTCCCAAAGTAGCCATTTTATCTACAGGAGATGAACTAATTACACCGAAGCAACCGATTCAACCAGGGCAAATTGTTGATTCTAATCAGTATGCCTTAGCTAGTTTTGTAACCACTAATGGTGGTATTCCGATTAAGTTGGGAATTATTCCCGATGATTGTCAACAGTTAATTAAGGCGATCTCTTCGGCAATTGAATCAGCCGATTTAGTTCTATCTACTGGTGGTGTTTCGGTAGGTGACTATGATTATGTCGAACAGATTCTAGCTCAATTAGGGGGAGAAATTCAGATTAGTTCGGTGGCGGTTAAACCTGGAAAACCTTTAACTGTAGCTAAATTTGCCAATGGTTGCGTTTATTTTGGTATTCCTGGTAATCCCGTTTCAGCCTTAGTCAGTTGTTGGCGTTTTGTTCAACCAGCCTTAAAAAAATTATCAGGATTAAAAGATAATTGGCAACCTACATTTATTAAAGCACGTAATCGCGATCGCTTGGTGGCTGGAGGAAAAAGAGAAACCTATCTTTGGGGAAAATTACATTTAGTTGATGGTATTTACGAATTTGCTTTAGCTGGTGGTAGTCACAGTTCAGGTAATTTAATTAACTTGGCACAAACCAATAGTTTGGCAGTAATTCCCATTGGTCAAACTGAGATTGCTGCTGGGGAACAAGTGGAAGTTATGCAAGTTAATTATTTTTAA
- a CDS encoding RDD family protein produces MSPDELSYRRFPRVPIKRRVGAFLIDFVTVWFVSSFFGNSIQWLIFILGWLVMRVVVVDKNQGQSLGSWALDLKVIDARFNKIPDLVVLGKREGILGFAAVLAMYGLEINLRNGLSMLLLLTPLLVDCGIAFADEELNQAFHDRLASTIVIQTPRGYSLDLRLKKLLAQIKNNMRKY; encoded by the coding sequence ATGTCTCCAGATGAATTAAGCTATAGAAGGTTTCCTAGAGTCCCCATCAAACGAAGAGTAGGAGCTTTTTTAATTGATTTTGTCACAGTTTGGTTTGTTAGTTCTTTTTTTGGTAATTCCATCCAATGGCTCATTTTTATCCTTGGTTGGTTAGTAATGAGAGTTGTAGTAGTCGACAAAAATCAAGGACAAAGTTTAGGTAGTTGGGCGTTGGATCTGAAAGTTATTGATGCGCGTTTTAATAAAATTCCTGATTTAGTTGTTTTGGGTAAAAGAGAAGGCATTCTCGGTTTCGCTGCGGTACTCGCTATGTATGGGTTAGAAATTAACCTTAGAAATGGTTTATCAATGTTATTGTTACTAACCCCTCTGCTCGTAGACTGTGGTATAGCGTTTGCTGACGAAGAACTCAATCAAGCTTTTCATGACCGTTTAGCTTCAACTATTGTGATTCAAACTCCCAGAGGTTACTCTTTAGATTTGAGACTCAAAAAATTACTTGCTCAAATTAAGAATAATATGCGAAAATATTGA
- the rpmG gene encoding 50S ribosomal protein L33 — MASKKGVRIIINLECTECRTNSNKRSAGVSRYTTSKNRRNTTARLELKKFCTHCNKHTVHKEIK; from the coding sequence ATGGCAAGTAAAAAAGGTGTCCGCATTATTATTAATTTAGAATGCACTGAGTGTCGCACTAACTCTAACAAACGTTCTGCTGGAGTATCTCGTTACACAACCAGCAAAAACCGTCGCAACACTACAGCGAGATTAGAACTGAAAAAGTTTTGTACCCATTGCAACAAACATACGGTTCACAAAGAAATTAAATAA
- the rpsR gene encoding 30S ribosomal protein S18 yields the protein MAYYRKRLSPIKPSDPIDYKDIELLRKFITERGKILPRRITGLTAQQQRDLTDAVKKARLIALLPFINAEG from the coding sequence ATGGCATATTATCGTAAACGTCTTTCTCCAATCAAACCTAGCGATCCAATTGATTATAAAGATATTGAATTATTACGTAAATTCATCACTGAAAGAGGAAAAATTTTACCTCGTCGTATAACTGGTTTAACCGCTCAACAGCAACGAGACTTGACCGATGCGGTTAAAAAAGCTCGTTTAATAGCTTTATTGCCCTTTATTAATGCAGAAGGCTAA
- a CDS encoding ribonuclease R family protein — translation MEKGTLIEFRIQGERRLAVAERPEGKKDWIVIDESGQSHKIRPQRVEYTVNGGLYKPSDIANFINEAQSYLDPSSLEVAWEILVEDGDLVTPQQMAELLFSDQSPALCYAAHLLLSQDKIYFKNKGDAYEPRSAAQVEEIKHQLEVEEQRNREKEEFISHLQQALAGKPVEWTESDRNKLETLEKFVIQPEYNSRVAQEILSLARKGTDSQAAFELLVELGWWSKHENLFLRRSSYPTYFPKKVLDVAQFYLQSPPFDPDSNRLDLTHLKVYTIDDESTEEIDDGLSVEYSEDGKSAKLWIHIADPSRIVTPGDELDLEARRRSTSLYLPTGMISMFPSELATGPMSLIQGQTCAALSFGVVLDETGLVKEYSIHPTLIKPTYRLTYDDVDEMLDLGVTKEPEIAELAKWASLRRKWRQQQGSIQILMPESLIKVKENEEIIIELLDESKSRQLVAEMMILAGEVAGKYGQEHNLPLPFRGQPQPELPPEEELLQLPPGPVRFCALRRCMPRSEISTTPARHASLGLDSYIQVTSPIRRYTDLLAHFQIKAHLRNESLPFSGEELQEIIYSVANSAYEATLVERQTNRYWGLEYLRRNSNRVWGVLVLRWLREEDRLGIILLEDLGLELPHRFERAVTLGDRLEVQVTRADPHRDEIRFREITPSEIQATV, via the coding sequence GTGGAAAAGGGAACACTGATTGAATTCAGAATACAAGGAGAGCGTCGTCTTGCAGTTGCCGAACGACCAGAAGGAAAAAAAGATTGGATTGTAATTGATGAGAGTGGGCAGTCGCATAAAATACGTCCTCAGCGCGTAGAATATACCGTTAATGGTGGTTTGTATAAGCCTTCTGACATTGCCAATTTTATCAACGAAGCTCAATCTTACCTCGATCCAAGTAGTTTAGAAGTAGCTTGGGAAATATTGGTAGAAGATGGTGATTTAGTGACACCCCAACAAATGGCTGAATTACTATTTTCTGACCAATCTCCAGCTTTGTGTTATGCTGCTCATCTTCTTTTAAGTCAAGATAAAATTTACTTTAAAAATAAAGGTGATGCTTACGAACCACGTTCAGCAGCACAAGTAGAAGAAATTAAGCATCAACTAGAAGTAGAAGAACAAAGAAATCGCGAAAAAGAAGAATTTATCAGCCATCTTCAACAAGCGTTGGCAGGAAAACCAGTAGAATGGACAGAAAGCGATCGCAATAAGCTGGAAACATTAGAAAAATTTGTTATTCAACCAGAATATAACTCTCGTGTAGCTCAAGAAATCCTAAGTTTAGCTAGGAAAGGAACTGACTCTCAAGCAGCATTTGAGTTATTAGTAGAATTAGGATGGTGGAGCAAACATGAAAACTTATTTTTACGACGTAGTTCTTATCCTACGTATTTTCCCAAAAAGGTACTTGATGTGGCGCAATTTTATCTGCAATCTCCACCGTTTGACCCTGACTCGAATCGTCTTGATTTGACTCATTTAAAAGTCTACACAATTGATGATGAAAGTACAGAAGAAATAGATGATGGTTTAAGCGTTGAATACAGTGAAGATGGAAAGTCAGCTAAACTGTGGATACATATTGCCGATCCTAGTCGAATAGTTACTCCTGGAGATGAACTAGATTTAGAAGCCCGTCGTCGTAGCACTAGCTTATATTTACCGACAGGAATGATCTCGATGTTTCCTTCGGAACTTGCCACTGGACCAATGAGTTTAATCCAAGGTCAAACTTGTGCAGCTTTAAGTTTTGGCGTGGTGCTTGACGAAACAGGATTAGTCAAAGAATACAGTATTCACCCAACTTTGATCAAACCTACTTATCGTCTAACTTACGATGATGTCGATGAAATGCTTGATTTGGGGGTTACTAAAGAACCTGAAATTGCCGAATTAGCTAAATGGGCGAGTTTAAGAAGAAAATGGAGACAACAACAAGGCTCAATTCAAATCTTGATGCCCGAATCTTTGATTAAAGTCAAAGAAAACGAAGAAATTATCATTGAATTGTTAGATGAGTCTAAATCTCGGCAATTAGTTGCAGAAATGATGATTTTAGCTGGAGAAGTAGCAGGCAAATACGGACAAGAACACAATTTACCTCTACCTTTTCGCGGACAACCACAACCAGAGTTACCTCCAGAAGAAGAACTGCTGCAATTACCACCAGGACCGGTACGTTTTTGTGCCTTGCGTCGCTGTATGCCTCGTAGTGAAATAAGTACTACTCCTGCTCGACACGCAAGTCTGGGTTTGGATAGTTATATCCAAGTTACTTCTCCGATTAGAAGATATACTGATTTGCTAGCTCACTTTCAGATTAAAGCTCATTTGCGCAATGAAAGCTTACCATTTTCTGGAGAAGAGTTACAGGAAATTATTTACAGCGTTGCTAATTCAGCGTATGAAGCTACTTTAGTAGAACGTCAAACTAATCGTTATTGGGGATTAGAATATTTACGACGTAATTCTAACCGCGTTTGGGGAGTGTTAGTATTGCGTTGGTTAAGAGAAGAAGACCGTTTAGGAATTATTTTATTAGAAGATTTGGGATTAGAATTACCTCACCGTTTTGAAAGAGCGGTAACTTTAGGCGATCGCTTAGAAGTTCAGGTTACTCGTGCAGATCCTCATCGAGATGAAATTCGTTTTCGAGAAATTACTCCTTCAGAAATTCAAGCAACTGTTTAA
- a CDS encoding STAS domain-containing protein, with protein MSSTAIYNNITAFQPQGYVSAANATEFLEQLSKAVRTKTDSIFLVDMTEVEFMDSAGLMALIKGFRLAQNLNRRFSLCSVPPSVRMIFELTQLDNVFEIFDNRDSFEASVSLN; from the coding sequence ATGAGTAGTACTGCAATATATAACAACATAACTGCTTTTCAACCTCAAGGCTATGTAAGTGCTGCTAATGCAACAGAATTTTTAGAGCAGTTAAGCAAGGCAGTTAGAACTAAAACTGATTCGATTTTTTTAGTAGATATGACAGAAGTGGAATTTATGGATAGTGCCGGATTAATGGCTTTAATTAAAGGCTTCCGTTTAGCACAAAACTTAAATCGTCGTTTTAGCCTTTGTTCAGTTCCACCATCAGTACGAATGATTTTTGAACTCACTCAATTAGATAACGTGTTTGAAATATTTGATAATCGCGATAGTTTTGAAGCTTCAGTTTCACTGAATTAA
- a CDS encoding TIGR03960 family B12-binding radical SAM protein, translating to MTLAFNQLINSEINKPARYLGNELGAKHKPWNTAEVRWILTYPEIYEVGASNLGHILLYNIINAQPKQLCDRTYLPAPDLAAKLRATNTPLFALESRRSVKEFDIIGFSLSYELGATNILEMLDLAQIPLTWQDRIELDYPLIFAGGQTATSNPEPYADFFDFIVLGDGEELLPEIGLVIEEGKATGLSKEELLLDLAQVPGVYVPRFYDLAEDGSVHPNRPDVPQRILRRVATPIPAYSIGLVPYIQTVHDRLTVEIRRGCTRGCRFCQPGMLTRPATDVEPEQVVTAIEQGMRKTGYNEFSLLSLSCSDYLALPAVGMEIKNRLKNENISLSLPSQRVDRFDENIAKIIGGTRQAGLTFAPEAGTQRMRDVINKGLTNEELLRGIKTAVEQGWDKVKLYFMIGLPGETDVDVIGIAETVRWLRQECRLPKRKRLDFNITISNFTPKPHTPFQWHSVSTAEFIRKQELLRQEFRGMRGVKVNYTDVRISAMEDFVGRGDRSLAVVVRRAWELGAGMDSWWENLNQAYQAWENAIAEAGLTWKYRQVEQGEWNVFQDQNSLDAPLPWDHLNTGIDKEWLKADLQRALEAATVPDCAFDGCSHCGVCSTDFGHNIVVPPPPIPEFVGHYQPNHTRTQKIRVWFGKHGSMALVSHLDLVRLFDRAVRRAALPISYTGGFHPGPRISIANALSLGTTSSGEIVDFELTEDLLLEDFRQRLVAQLPSDLPIYQVEEVEIKSPAATGLLEKAEYLITVASEQDCSWDDWQKWIETINETKEFWWEKTTKSGKKQQINLRDYLFELKIESENQSQSDSVVLRYVGSCRNDGTKLLPEQLVYMLEQVTKQEFSLLKVHRQRLILGT from the coding sequence GTGACTCTTGCCTTTAATCAATTAATTAATTCCGAAATCAATAAACCAGCGCGTTATCTTGGTAATGAGCTAGGAGCAAAGCATAAACCCTGGAATACGGCTGAAGTACGCTGGATTTTAACTTATCCAGAGATTTATGAAGTTGGTGCATCTAATCTGGGTCATATTCTTCTCTACAATATTATCAATGCTCAACCTAAACAATTATGCGATCGCACTTATTTACCTGCACCAGATTTAGCAGCTAAGTTAAGAGCAACTAATACACCTTTATTTGCTTTAGAATCAAGAAGATCGGTTAAAGAGTTTGATATTATTGGTTTTAGTCTTAGTTACGAGTTAGGGGCAACTAATATCTTAGAAATGCTCGATTTGGCTCAGATTCCCTTAACTTGGCAAGACAGAATTGAGTTAGATTATCCTTTAATTTTTGCAGGGGGACAAACAGCTACATCCAACCCTGAACCTTATGCAGACTTTTTTGATTTCATTGTTTTAGGCGATGGAGAAGAACTTTTACCAGAAATTGGTTTAGTTATTGAAGAAGGAAAAGCAACAGGATTAAGCAAAGAAGAATTATTATTAGATTTAGCCCAAGTACCTGGAGTTTATGTACCTCGGTTTTATGATCTAGCAGAAGATGGTTCAGTTCATCCTAATCGTCCTGATGTTCCCCAAAGAATCTTGAGAAGAGTTGCTACTCCTATTCCTGCCTATTCAATTGGCTTAGTTCCTTATATTCAAACAGTTCACGACCGCTTAACTGTAGAAATTAGAAGAGGTTGCACTCGCGGTTGTCGTTTCTGTCAACCAGGAATGTTAACTCGTCCTGCGACTGATGTTGAACCAGAACAAGTGGTAACGGCAATTGAACAGGGAATGCGGAAGACTGGATACAATGAATTTTCGCTTTTATCTTTAAGTTGTTCCGATTATTTAGCTTTACCTGCGGTAGGGATGGAAATCAAAAACCGCCTCAAAAACGAAAATATTTCTCTTTCTTTACCAAGTCAAAGAGTAGACCGTTTTGATGAAAATATTGCCAAAATCATTGGTGGTACTCGTCAAGCTGGTTTAACTTTTGCACCTGAAGCAGGAACGCAACGGATGCGGGATGTAATTAATAAGGGATTAACTAATGAAGAATTACTTAGAGGTATTAAAACCGCCGTCGAACAAGGTTGGGATAAGGTAAAACTCTACTTCATGATTGGTTTACCAGGAGAAACCGATGTCGATGTAATTGGTATTGCTGAAACTGTTCGTTGGTTGAGACAAGAATGTCGTTTACCCAAAAGAAAACGATTAGATTTTAACATTACCATTTCCAACTTCACTCCTAAACCTCATACCCCTTTTCAATGGCATTCTGTTTCAACGGCTGAGTTTATCCGCAAGCAAGAATTACTGCGTCAAGAATTTCGTGGTATGAGAGGAGTTAAGGTTAACTATACCGATGTTCGGATTTCAGCAATGGAAGATTTCGTCGGTAGAGGCGATCGCAGTTTAGCTGTAGTCGTTCGTCGTGCTTGGGAATTAGGCGCAGGAATGGATTCTTGGTGGGAAAATTTAAATCAAGCCTATCAAGCCTGGGAGAATGCGATCGCAGAAGCTGGTTTAACTTGGAAATATCGTCAAGTAGAACAGGGTGAATGGAATGTCTTTCAGGATCAAAACTCTTTAGATGCGCCTTTACCTTGGGATCACCTCAATACTGGAATTGACAAAGAATGGCTCAAAGCTGATTTACAAAGAGCTTTAGAGGCTGCTACAGTGCCTGATTGTGCTTTTGATGGTTGTTCTCATTGTGGTGTTTGTAGTACCGATTTTGGTCATAATATTGTTGTTCCTCCACCCCCGATTCCTGAATTTGTGGGACATTACCAACCCAATCACACTAGAACTCAAAAAATTAGAGTTTGGTTTGGTAAACATGGTTCAATGGCATTAGTGAGTCACCTAGATTTAGTGAGGCTATTTGACCGCGCTGTCCGTCGTGCTGCTTTACCAATTTCTTATACAGGTGGTTTTCATCCGGGTCCTAGAATTTCTATTGCTAACGCTTTATCTTTAGGTACTACTAGTAGTGGTGAAATTGTTGATTTTGAATTAACAGAAGATTTATTACTGGAAGATTTTCGTCAACGGTTAGTTGCTCAATTACCGAGTGATTTACCTATTTATCAGGTAGAAGAAGTTGAAATAAAATCTCCTGCTGCAACTGGTTTGTTAGAAAAAGCCGAGTATTTAATTACTGTGGCAAGTGAACAAGATTGTAGTTGGGATGATTGGCAAAAATGGATTGAAACCATTAATGAAACCAAAGAATTTTGGTGGGAAAAAACGACAAAATCAGGTAAAAAACAGCAAATAAATTTACGTGATTATTTGTTTGAGCTTAAAATTG